The proteins below are encoded in one region of Sideroxydans lithotrophicus ES-1:
- a CDS encoding type II toxin-antitoxin system RelE/ParE family toxin, protein MIEVFRYQTEDGTEPMTDWLQSLRDKQAQAKIRVRLKRLEAGNFGDCDPVGDGVLELREHIGAGYRVYFGRHGQTVVILLCGGSKRSQASDIKTAKEYWQDWKRRQI, encoded by the coding sequence ATGATCGAAGTCTTCCGTTACCAGACTGAGGATGGCACCGAGCCAATGACTGATTGGCTGCAGTCGCTACGAGACAAGCAAGCACAGGCCAAGATTCGCGTCCGCCTCAAACGTCTGGAAGCGGGAAATTTTGGAGACTGCGATCCGGTAGGCGATGGTGTGCTGGAGTTGCGCGAGCATATTGGCGCTGGGTATCGGGTGTACTTTGGTCGCCATGGACAGACGGTTGTCATCTTGCTATGCGGTGGTTCCAAGAGATCGCAAGCGTCAGACATCAAGACCGCCAAGGAATATTGGCAAGATTGGAAGCGGAGGCAAATATGA
- a CDS encoding helix-turn-helix domain-containing protein, producing MNARVKAAIEHWSYVAPLLQPARNAKEYAQLVEALDAAIDAGGADEKHPLARLVDYLGDLVAEYEAKDKMPKAATGADALRYLMQCDGLRQVDLPELGSQGVVSELLSGRREFNTRQAKALAERFGVSAALFL from the coding sequence ATGAACGCACGAGTCAAAGCAGCAATCGAGCATTGGAGCTATGTCGCACCGCTGTTGCAGCCTGCGCGCAATGCCAAGGAGTATGCGCAGTTGGTTGAGGCGCTGGACGCAGCTATCGATGCAGGCGGTGCGGATGAGAAACATCCGCTCGCGCGTCTGGTTGATTACCTCGGCGATCTGGTTGCCGAATATGAAGCCAAAGACAAAATGCCGAAGGCTGCGACTGGCGCGGATGCGCTACGTTACCTGATGCAGTGCGATGGCTTGCGCCAGGTTGATCTGCCGGAATTGGGTAGCCAGGGCGTGGTATCCGAGTTGCTTTCTGGGCGGCGCGAGTTCAATACCCGCCAGGCAAAAGCTTTGGCAGAACGGTTTGGTGTTTCGGCGGCATTGTTTTTGTGA
- a CDS encoding addiction module antidote protein — MSKKIKAAVSHHELEVAELRADRELAVEYLKAAMESLDDPDDRAAGLLALRTVAEAYGGLGAVAAEAGISRESLYRTLSANGNPTLKTLLAVLKAVGMKLSVEPDQHVAA; from the coding sequence ATGAGCAAAAAAATCAAAGCAGCGGTATCACACCACGAACTCGAAGTAGCCGAACTGCGTGCAGATCGTGAACTGGCTGTCGAATATCTCAAAGCCGCCATGGAATCTCTCGATGATCCCGATGATCGCGCAGCCGGGTTGCTCGCACTGCGCACTGTTGCCGAGGCATATGGCGGATTAGGTGCGGTTGCCGCCGAGGCCGGTATCAGTCGCGAATCGTTGTATCGCACACTCTCGGCCAATGGCAACCCAACACTGAAAACGTTGCTCGCTGTGCTGAAGGCGGTAGGTATGAAGCTCTCGGTAGAGCCGGATCAACACGTGGCCGCGTAA
- a CDS encoding IS3 family transposase, with the protein MKYAFIQKYENEYRVSSLCRVMQVSRSGYYTWRDRPAKSDAPQNELLSQIRRVHMQSRQAYGAKKTWLALKSRGVTCGKHSVARLRKQAGIEARRKRRFRITVENHATAPAAPNLVQQQFRVDHPNRIWVGDMTYIRTRQGWLYLAILLDLYSRRVVGWSMSDRPDLALILNALDMALEQRQPRAGLIHHTDQGPIYAARKYRERMAAHGIQPSMSAKGNAYDNAVAESFFGNLKNEVIHHIDFESRDTARAAVFDYIELFYNRSRMHQSLGYVSPVEFERSMCVA; encoded by the coding sequence GTGAAGTACGCCTTCATACAGAAATACGAGAACGAGTACCGGGTCAGCAGCCTGTGCCGCGTGATGCAGGTATCGCGCAGCGGCTACTACACATGGCGTGATCGACCTGCAAAGAGCGATGCGCCGCAGAATGAGTTGCTGTCGCAGATACGCCGTGTGCATATGCAATCGCGGCAAGCCTACGGGGCGAAGAAGACCTGGCTTGCGCTGAAGTCGCGAGGCGTTACCTGCGGCAAACATAGTGTGGCGCGGTTGCGCAAACAGGCGGGGATAGAAGCAAGGCGCAAACGCCGCTTCCGGATAACGGTTGAGAACCATGCCACCGCTCCGGCAGCACCCAACCTGGTGCAACAGCAGTTCCGGGTGGATCACCCGAATCGCATCTGGGTGGGCGACATGACCTACATTCGCACTCGTCAGGGATGGTTGTACCTGGCCATATTGCTGGATCTGTACTCGCGGAGGGTGGTCGGCTGGTCAATGAGCGACCGACCTGACTTGGCCTTGATCTTGAACGCGCTCGACATGGCGCTGGAGCAACGCCAACCGCGTGCGGGATTGATCCACCACACCGATCAGGGGCCGATCTATGCGGCACGGAAATATCGTGAGAGGATGGCGGCGCACGGCATCCAGCCCAGCATGAGCGCCAAGGGCAATGCGTACGATAACGCGGTGGCGGAAAGCTTCTTCGGCAACCTGAAGAACGAAGTGATCCACCATATCGACTTCGAGAGCCGTGATACAGCCAGGGCGGCTGTATTTGATTACATCGAGCTGTTCTATAACCGTAGCCGGATGCACCAGTCGCTAGGTTATGTCAGTCCGGTAGAGTTCGAGCGAAGCATGTGTGTCGCTTGA
- a CDS encoding DUF1398 domain-containing protein has product MSIAIENLKSAQQRAMAGRPKVSGFPYLAETLRRAGVTRNIWSLPSCQSLYLTEKGPVVVQGSPLVTGMADVPPFSRDALITALRTDQAGNSTFPEFLTATWRAGVVKYDVDFAARTCTYYGVGEEKYVESYPAVEI; this is encoded by the coding sequence ATGAGCATAGCAATTGAGAATCTTAAATCTGCCCAACAGCGGGCGATGGCTGGCAGGCCCAAGGTCAGTGGTTTTCCTTACTTGGCCGAAACGCTTCGGCGTGCGGGCGTAACGCGAAACATCTGGTCATTGCCTTCGTGCCAAAGCCTGTATCTGACTGAGAAAGGCCCAGTCGTTGTTCAAGGATCACCTCTGGTTACCGGCATGGCAGACGTGCCTCCATTCAGCCGCGATGCGCTCATCACTGCGTTGCGTACTGATCAGGCTGGGAACAGTACGTTTCCCGAGTTCTTGACAGCGACATGGAGAGCCGGTGTTGTTAAGTACGATGTGGACTTTGCAGCGCGAACCTGCACTTATTATGGCGTTGGCGAAGAAAAATACGTTGAGTCGTATCCTGCGGTTGAAATATGA
- a CDS encoding N-6 DNA methylase, with translation MNMNRTTSSISPAQPYSAFASQVKYAVACILENGSIDSAITEKLLNGAAAEALVSYVSNELRAADGIYFTGHELSKYVASCIADRLQNGASIADPTCGAGDLLLACAATFGLGSDLLHTIRAWEKRIVACDLHDSFVEATKARLMLLAAKSHSSGKGSKNVSMSSEAPFDQVQMGDYFNNIERISQVDCVVMNPPFVSVSSPSDCKWAKGNVQLAGVILDCVITNAKDGQEIVAVLPDVLRSGTRYARWRKYISSQAEIKNISLYGRFDKNTDVDVFVIHLIKNNAANISLCGDWSNFAGHCLSDPETILMESVFRVSVGAYVPFRAKVAGKKVPYLCVSHAIPDGETEIDEKCIFDGTLHQTPFVVIRRTSNPSDPRRVIPSLITSPLQVAVENHLIVLSPIDGKLSTCKKLMKSLLRPEVDEWMNNAIRCRHLTTSVVKKLPLVDWL, from the coding sequence ATGAATATGAACCGCACAACTAGCTCTATCTCCCCAGCGCAACCATATAGCGCATTCGCATCCCAAGTAAAATATGCGGTAGCCTGCATTCTCGAAAATGGCTCAATAGATTCTGCTATTACAGAAAAACTTTTGAATGGGGCAGCTGCGGAAGCTTTAGTCAGTTATGTGTCCAACGAGTTGAGGGCCGCTGATGGCATCTATTTCACCGGTCACGAACTGTCCAAATACGTTGCATCATGTATCGCTGACCGCTTGCAAAATGGGGCCTCTATCGCTGATCCGACGTGTGGTGCGGGTGACCTCTTACTAGCGTGCGCCGCAACATTTGGTCTTGGGAGTGATTTATTACACACGATTCGCGCATGGGAAAAAAGAATTGTTGCATGCGACCTGCATGATTCTTTTGTCGAAGCGACGAAAGCGCGCCTTATGTTATTGGCTGCCAAGAGCCATTCTTCAGGGAAGGGTTCGAAAAACGTATCGATGAGTTCAGAAGCCCCATTCGACCAAGTGCAAATGGGCGATTACTTCAATAATATTGAGCGAATTTCTCAAGTCGATTGCGTAGTAATGAATCCTCCTTTTGTTTCCGTTAGTTCTCCATCTGACTGCAAATGGGCTAAAGGTAATGTCCAACTGGCCGGCGTAATCTTGGATTGCGTTATTACTAATGCTAAAGATGGACAGGAAATAGTTGCAGTGCTACCAGACGTTTTACGTAGTGGAACTCGCTATGCGCGGTGGCGAAAGTATATTTCTAGCCAAGCGGAAATTAAGAACATTTCTTTATACGGGCGCTTTGATAAAAACACTGATGTCGATGTCTTTGTCATTCACCTGATAAAGAATAACGCCGCCAATATTTCACTTTGTGGCGACTGGTCAAATTTTGCCGGGCATTGCCTTAGTGATCCAGAAACCATTCTTATGGAGAGCGTTTTTCGTGTTTCGGTAGGCGCATATGTCCCCTTTAGAGCCAAGGTGGCAGGTAAGAAAGTACCCTATCTATGTGTATCACATGCAATTCCAGATGGTGAGACCGAAATAGACGAAAAGTGCATATTCGATGGGACGCTGCACCAAACACCATTTGTGGTCATACGCAGGACATCCAATCCATCTGATCCTAGGCGGGTGATACCGTCACTGATAACCAGCCCTCTGCAAGTTGCAGTTGAAAACCATTTGATTGTTCTCTCCCCAATTGACGGTAAATTGAGTACGTGTAAGAAGCTAATGAAATCGCTTCTCCGTCCCGAAGTAGATGAATGGATGAATAACGCAATTCGCTGCCGTCACTTAACTACTTCTGTAGTGAAAAAACTACCTTTGGTTGATTGGTTATGA
- a CDS encoding class I SAM-dependent methyltransferase, whose translation MNQQLIQIRDQQRQTWDRFSAGWKQWDKFVVDWMAPIGEQLIRSAKLRDTSQVLDIAAGTGEPGLSAAKLTPRGKVTLTDLSERMLEVANENAAHRGLANVATRQCDACELPFADQSFDAVMCRFGFMFFPDINLGLREMARVSRTGAHICTAVWGAPEKNSWATTIMGAIAANVEMPPTPRDAPGLFRCATPGLMTEAYREVGLENVAETEVAGELVFESAEQYWNFMTSVAAPVVAGLAKADEPTREKIRRTVHEIAQQTSNDGQARLHWSALVICGEKPRLH comes from the coding sequence ATGAATCAACAATTAATTCAAATCAGGGATCAGCAACGCCAGACCTGGGACCGATTTTCCGCCGGTTGGAAACAGTGGGACAAGTTCGTGGTGGACTGGATGGCCCCGATCGGAGAGCAACTCATTCGCAGCGCCAAACTACGGGACACGTCCCAAGTGCTCGACATAGCTGCGGGCACAGGTGAACCGGGATTGTCTGCCGCAAAGCTCACACCCAGGGGAAAGGTGACCCTCACAGACCTCTCCGAACGCATGCTCGAAGTCGCCAACGAAAATGCCGCACATCGTGGGCTTGCCAACGTTGCTACCAGGCAATGCGATGCCTGTGAATTGCCTTTCGCGGATCAAAGTTTTGACGCCGTCATGTGCCGTTTTGGGTTCATGTTCTTTCCCGACATAAACCTCGGACTCAGAGAAATGGCGCGCGTGTCCCGCACGGGAGCACATATTTGCACGGCAGTTTGGGGCGCCCCCGAGAAGAATTCATGGGCCACCACCATCATGGGCGCCATCGCCGCCAATGTGGAGATGCCGCCCACGCCGCGCGACGCACCGGGACTGTTCAGGTGCGCGACACCGGGCCTCATGACCGAAGCGTACCGCGAAGTGGGGCTCGAAAACGTCGCCGAAACAGAGGTCGCCGGGGAGCTGGTGTTCGAATCCGCGGAACAGTACTGGAATTTCATGACCTCGGTTGCTGCCCCGGTCGTCGCCGGGTTGGCCAAGGCAGACGAACCAACGCGCGAGAAGATCCGGCGCACGGTGCATGAAATTGCGCAGCAAACCTCAAACGACGGACAAGCAAGGCTCCACTGGTCGGCGCTGGTCATCTGCGGAGAAAAGCCACGCCTGCACTGA
- a CDS encoding type II toxin-antitoxin system HigB family toxin — MHIITHRRIVTAQQEHPQCASALEQWYRLCKKAEWRNFSELRKLFPSTDKVGDVFVFDIGGNKLRLIAAIHFNTGRVFVRAVLPHKEYDQGGWK, encoded by the coding sequence ATGCACATCATCACTCACCGCCGCATCGTGACTGCGCAGCAAGAGCATCCGCAATGCGCGAGTGCTTTGGAACAGTGGTACCGGCTGTGCAAAAAGGCCGAATGGCGCAATTTCTCGGAGTTGCGAAAGCTGTTCCCCAGCACTGACAAGGTGGGCGATGTATTCGTGTTCGACATTGGCGGAAACAAGCTGCGCCTGATTGCCGCTATCCACTTCAATACGGGACGGGTGTTTGTCAGAGCGGTATTGCCGCATAAGGAATACGACCAAGGAGGTTGGAAATGA
- a CDS encoding ComEC/Rec2 family competence protein, with amino-acid sequence MNTTHDPSLVVLDVGHGNANIIHENGVTVVVDTGLKGRLLEYLLHRNISQIELVILSHSDADHISGLAGMLSAGISVNAVVLNADADKNSEAWRDLIFVLDEEHYKNGPKLTVGLADGPLPIPGFKNALLEVAAPTRLLAAFGVGGKDKQDRLITSNSLSAVIRVLYNGTPVALLSGDMDEITLDEIISKKINAKALFLVFPHHGGLPNAANPTAFASKLMDTVQPQTVIFSLGREKHANPNAAILETILKHTNSVRIGCTQLSKQCSEEIPSATRTFAPALFSAGWKGSLCCAGTMEIRLLQPDISEPTKTEHQQFIIEHVPQALCQQRQR; translated from the coding sequence ATGAACACCACACACGATCCCAGCTTGGTTGTACTCGATGTCGGGCACGGTAATGCCAATATTATTCACGAGAATGGCGTAACTGTCGTCGTTGATACAGGACTGAAAGGACGGCTACTTGAGTATCTGCTTCATAGAAATATCTCACAAATCGAACTTGTAATTTTATCCCACTCCGATGCGGATCATATTAGCGGATTAGCTGGGATGCTGAGTGCTGGGATTAGTGTGAACGCGGTGGTATTAAATGCTGATGCAGACAAGAACAGTGAAGCTTGGCGTGATCTAATTTTCGTTTTGGATGAAGAGCACTATAAGAATGGTCCAAAGTTAACTGTAGGTCTCGCTGATGGCCCGTTGCCCATCCCTGGTTTCAAAAATGCATTGCTTGAAGTTGCCGCACCAACAAGGCTTCTCGCAGCATTTGGCGTCGGAGGGAAGGATAAACAAGATAGATTGATAACAAGCAATTCACTAAGTGCTGTCATCAGAGTACTTTACAACGGTACGCCAGTAGCTTTGCTCAGCGGCGATATGGATGAAATTACTCTTGATGAGATTATTTCAAAAAAAATAAACGCAAAAGCACTTTTTTTGGTTTTCCCCCATCACGGCGGCCTTCCAAATGCGGCGAATCCGACAGCATTCGCCAGTAAATTGATGGATACGGTTCAACCGCAAACAGTAATATTTTCTCTAGGTCGAGAGAAGCATGCGAATCCAAATGCCGCTATTCTCGAAACCATTTTGAAGCATACGAATAGCGTTCGAATTGGATGCACCCAGCTTTCAAAACAATGCTCCGAGGAAATACCATCCGCAACGCGAACATTTGCCCCTGCACTATTTTCTGCCGGCTGGAAAGGCAGCTTGTGTTGCGCCGGGACGATGGAAATCAGGTTGCTCCAGCCGGATATATCTGAGCCGACCAAAACCGAGCATCAACAATTCATAATTGAACACGTACCTCAAGCGCTCTGCCAGCAAAGGCAACGTTAA
- a CDS encoding sensor histidine kinase → MTTATFRFSPAILTRLGEELNQSPDQSILELVKNSYDANANLCTIKITNTTTIGGEISIVDDGDGMDANAIKNGWLILGKSSKESDVPTRLGRRPAGSKGLGRLAALRMGKEVTLSAVQRGNSRRIHHLTIDWSKFDSANVVEDVELQISTMKNVELGQGVTIVLKDLRAAVRPDEVKRLARSLLLLTDPFGDKANGFQVNLIAPEFKEVEALLSKKYFDQADYHLYAKIDANGSGSARILDWQGKVLAKADHAELRRKKQAERYKAPQSVFDLWAFLLGGTEFSARRVTKTEITDWLTTFGGVHVYQDEIRVAPYGNQGNDWLEMNLARVKSPEERPGTHNSIGRITVPGSGKYSLKQKTDRTGFIENDTFGELKEFAQDALNWMARWRLEKAELRRRNEKEAAPKAAVIQKDKVDAAIALAEPKVRKIIESAFSGYQKTRDKETDALKKEIQLYRTLSTAGITAATFSHEAHGNPLKTIDLSVTALSQRIPKIVKVKTDQAKLLAPVESIKSASSSLATLGTATLSLVRASKRRMARVSIHETIDHITKLMEPFMLGRDSKIEHHLCKGDPYLRTSEAAIESVFANLINNSLAAFERAATANRFITITTSVKDEVIEIVFADTGPGIADLKLSEIWLPGATTNPDGTGLGLTIVRDTVKDMGGKIDAVSNGPLGGAEFTILLPILGS, encoded by the coding sequence ATGACTACCGCGACTTTCCGCTTTTCTCCCGCAATTTTAACTAGGCTCGGTGAGGAATTAAACCAAAGTCCAGATCAAAGCATTTTGGAATTGGTAAAGAATTCGTATGACGCCAATGCTAACCTTTGCACTATCAAGATAACCAATACAACAACAATTGGTGGCGAAATTAGTATCGTTGATGATGGTGATGGCATGGATGCCAATGCCATAAAGAATGGCTGGCTTATACTCGGAAAATCAAGTAAAGAAAGCGACGTACCAACTCGTTTGGGTAGACGACCGGCAGGCAGCAAAGGCTTGGGTAGGTTAGCTGCTTTAAGAATGGGTAAAGAAGTTACCTTATCTGCAGTACAGCGCGGAAATTCAAGACGTATCCATCACTTAACTATTGACTGGTCAAAGTTTGACTCGGCGAATGTCGTGGAAGACGTCGAGTTGCAAATTTCAACAATGAAAAATGTTGAACTTGGCCAAGGGGTCACCATTGTACTTAAGGATTTGCGGGCAGCGGTTCGTCCGGACGAAGTAAAGCGCCTAGCAAGGTCGCTGTTACTGCTCACAGACCCTTTCGGTGACAAAGCCAATGGATTCCAAGTAAATTTGATTGCGCCAGAGTTTAAAGAAGTAGAAGCCTTGTTAAGTAAAAAATACTTTGATCAAGCCGACTACCATTTATACGCAAAGATAGATGCTAACGGCTCGGGATCCGCAAGAATTTTGGATTGGCAAGGAAAGGTCTTAGCCAAAGCAGATCACGCAGAGCTAAGGAGAAAGAAGCAGGCTGAGCGGTACAAAGCCCCTCAGTCTGTCTTTGACCTATGGGCCTTTCTATTGGGAGGAACAGAGTTCAGCGCACGTCGTGTTACCAAAACGGAAATCACTGATTGGTTAACCACCTTTGGTGGAGTACACGTGTATCAAGATGAAATACGTGTAGCGCCATATGGAAACCAAGGGAATGACTGGCTGGAAATGAACTTAGCGAGGGTCAAAAGCCCTGAGGAACGTCCAGGGACACACAATTCTATTGGTCGAATCACTGTTCCGGGTTCAGGCAAGTACTCGCTAAAGCAAAAAACGGATAGAACTGGATTTATAGAAAATGACACCTTTGGTGAGTTGAAGGAATTCGCGCAAGATGCACTTAACTGGATGGCGAGGTGGCGCTTAGAAAAAGCGGAGCTGAGAAGACGGAACGAAAAAGAGGCAGCACCAAAAGCAGCTGTTATCCAAAAAGACAAAGTGGATGCGGCCATTGCTCTGGCCGAACCCAAAGTACGTAAAATTATTGAATCCGCATTCTCTGGATATCAGAAAACTCGTGACAAAGAGACAGACGCTCTCAAGAAGGAAATTCAACTTTATCGAACGTTAAGTACTGCCGGCATAACAGCAGCGACGTTCTCGCATGAGGCTCATGGCAATCCTCTAAAGACCATTGATCTTAGCGTTACTGCACTTTCACAGCGAATACCTAAGATAGTAAAGGTAAAAACGGATCAAGCTAAGCTGCTAGCCCCTGTTGAAAGTATTAAATCTGCCTCATCCAGCTTGGCAACACTTGGAACTGCCACTTTAAGCCTAGTACGCGCATCAAAGCGGCGAATGGCGCGTGTATCCATCCATGAGACTATCGATCACATTACGAAGCTCATGGAACCATTCATGTTAGGAAGAGACTCGAAAATCGAGCATCATTTGTGCAAAGGTGACCCTTACCTCCGCACTTCAGAAGCCGCGATTGAATCAGTTTTCGCTAACCTAATTAATAATTCTCTGGCAGCTTTTGAGCGAGCCGCAACAGCGAATCGCTTTATCACTATAACGACGAGCGTCAAGGATGAAGTTATTGAAATCGTTTTTGCAGATACAGGTCCTGGAATTGCTGATCTAAAATTGTCTGAAATCTGGCTGCCAGGTGCCACGACGAATCCGGATGGAACTGGACTCGGTTTGACCATAGTTAGAGACACCGTCAAAGATATGGGGGGGAAGATTGATGCAGTATCCAACGGCCCTCTTGGTGGGGCGGAATTCACGATTCTTCTCCCAATATTAGGATCTTAA
- a CDS encoding transposase: protein MGKERRAVNPERVRQRFNREFKLEAVRLLELGEKPATQLAMELGIPRNRLYKWQKELSTKGPEAFQGTGRKPLEQQSEVARLKAELKRVTEERDILKKAAAYFAKELG, encoded by the coding sequence ATGGGCAAGGAACGAAGAGCAGTCAATCCTGAGCGAGTGCGTCAGCGTTTCAACCGGGAATTCAAACTGGAAGCGGTACGGTTGCTGGAACTGGGCGAGAAGCCGGCAACGCAACTGGCGATGGAACTGGGCATTCCCCGCAACCGGCTCTACAAATGGCAGAAGGAACTGAGCACCAAAGGGCCGGAAGCGTTTCAGGGAACAGGACGCAAACCCTTGGAACAGCAAAGCGAAGTGGCCCGGCTCAAAGCGGAACTGAAGCGTGTCACGGAAGAGCGGGACATCCTAAAAAAGGCCGCAGCGTACTTTGCCAAGGAACTCGGGTGA
- the parC gene encoding DNA topoisomerase IV subunit A, translating to MTTNEIDPQDNQQPEAAAPAPVEPTPGKREFAPLAPLPDADEVKIAEYAERAYLEYAVSVVKGRALPEVCDGQKPVQRRILYAMRQMGLTHGNKHVKSARVVGDVLGKYHPHGDSSAYEAMVRLAQDFAMRYPLVDGQGNFGSRDGDNAAAMRYTEARLTPIADLLLSELDMGTVDFIPNYDGAFQEPAMLPARLPMVLLNGASGIAVGMATEIPSHNLKEVAKAAVALAKNPNVKDDKLLSYISGPDFPGGGQIISSAADIRDAYASGRGSLKMRARWSIEQLARGQWQVVVSEFPHGVSAQKVLEEIDELTNPKVKANKKSLTPEQTQNKQLILSVLDAVADESDKSQKTRLVFQPKSSKQSPDDMMAVLLTHTSLQNSVSVNLTMIGLDGRPQQKALTQVLREWVEFRLRTVTRRCDYRLGQVNDRLHILAGRMIVYLNIDEVIKVIRNSDAPKEDLMKKFDLSERQAEDILEIRLRQLARLEGIKIEREIKELKAEAKELKRVLGSEEALRELVVGEIEADAKQYGDERRTLIEEAQITKVTAQVSDEPVTVFISQRFWVRTRLGHGIDASAIAFKDGDSIAATYECRTTDQCIVICSNGRVCSIPVSALPTGRGDGAPLATFIELAPGAKIAHAFCGKTETPVLISTSAGYGFPCFIGDMVGRNKAGKQFISVKEETILPPVLLAPTQHSLVAALSKNARLLVFVLSELKLLQGGGKGMMLIDLKEGDELTACTVINTPELTLGGTVGSKVQQLKIGGKELQTYFGARAKAGKVVETKQKALRFE from the coding sequence ATGACAACCAACGAAATCGACCCACAAGACAACCAACAACCCGAAGCCGCTGCACCAGCGCCGGTTGAGCCCACCCCCGGCAAGCGCGAATTCGCCCCCCTCGCCCCCCTGCCCGACGCCGACGAAGTGAAGATCGCCGAATACGCCGAGCGCGCCTATCTCGAATACGCCGTCTCCGTGGTCAAGGGCCGCGCGCTGCCTGAAGTCTGCGATGGACAGAAGCCGGTGCAGCGCCGCATCCTCTACGCCATGCGCCAGATGGGTCTCACGCATGGCAACAAGCATGTGAAGTCGGCGCGCGTGGTCGGTGATGTACTGGGTAAATACCATCCGCATGGCGACTCTTCCGCGTATGAGGCGATGGTGCGGCTGGCGCAGGATTTTGCGATGCGTTATCCGCTGGTGGATGGCCAGGGCAATTTTGGTTCGCGCGATGGCGACAACGCGGCGGCGATGCGCTACACCGAGGCGCGGTTGACGCCGATCGCCGACTTGCTGCTGTCCGAGCTGGACATGGGCACGGTGGATTTCATTCCCAACTACGACGGCGCCTTCCAGGAACCGGCGATGTTGCCCGCGCGCCTGCCGATGGTGCTGCTGAACGGTGCCTCCGGTATCGCGGTGGGCATGGCGACCGAGATCCCTTCGCACAACCTGAAGGAAGTCGCCAAGGCTGCCGTGGCGCTGGCGAAGAACCCCAACGTGAAAGACGACAAGCTGCTGTCCTACATCAGCGGGCCGGACTTCCCCGGTGGCGGCCAGATCATCTCTTCCGCCGCGGACATCCGCGATGCCTACGCCAGCGGACGCGGCTCGCTGAAGATGCGCGCACGCTGGAGCATCGAACAACTGGCGCGCGGTCAGTGGCAGGTGGTGGTGAGCGAATTCCCGCACGGCGTTTCGGCGCAGAAGGTGCTGGAAGAGATCGACGAGCTGACCAACCCCAAGGTGAAGGCCAACAAGAAATCGCTCACGCCGGAGCAGACGCAGAACAAGCAGCTCATCCTCTCGGTGCTGGATGCAGTGGCCGACGAATCGGACAAATCGCAGAAGACCCGTCTGGTGTTCCAGCCCAAATCGTCGAAGCAGAGCCCTGACGACATGATGGCGGTGCTGCTCACCCACACCAGTTTGCAAAACTCGGTGTCGGTCAACCTCACCATGATCGGCCTCGACGGCCGCCCGCAGCAGAAAGCGCTGACGCAGGTATTGCGCGAGTGGGTCGAGTTCCGTTTGCGCACCGTTACGCGCCGCTGCGACTATCGACTGGGACAAGTCAACGACCGCCTGCACATCCTCGCCGGGCGCATGATCGTTTACCTGAACATCGACGAAGTCATCAAAGTCATCCGCAATTCGGACGCGCCCAAAGAAGACTTGATGAAGAAGTTCGACCTGAGCGAACGCCAGGCCGAAGACATTCTGGAAATCCGTCTGCGCCAATTGGCACGACTGGAAGGCATCAAGATCGAGCGCGAGATCAAGGAACTGAAGGCCGAAGCCAAGGAGCTCAAACGAGTATTGGGCAGCGAAGAAGCCTTGCGCGAATTGGTCGTCGGCGAGATCGAAGCCGACGCCAAGCAATACGGCGACGAGCGCCGCACGCTGATCGAGGAAGCGCAGATCACCAAGGTGACCGCGCAAGTGAGCGACGAACCGGTGACGGTGTTCATCTCGCAACGTTTCTGGGTACGCACGCGCCTGGGCCACGGCATCGACGCTTCCGCCATCGCCTTCAAGGACGGCGACAGCATCGCCGCCACCTACGAATGCCGCACCACCGACCAGTGCATCGTCATCTGCAGCAATGGCCGCGTGTGCAGCATCCCCGTCTCAGCGCTGCCCACCGGCCGCGGCGACGGCGCACCGCTGGCCACGTTCATCGAACTCGCCCCCGGCGCCAAGATCGCGCACGCCTTCTGCGGCAAGACCGAAACCCCCGTGCTGATTTCCACCAGTGCGGGTTACGGATTCCCCTGCTTCATCGGCGACATGGTCGGACGCAACAAGGCGGGCAAACAGTTCATCAGCGTGAAGGAAGAAACCATCCTGCCGCCGGTGCTGCTGGCCCCGACGCAACACTCGCTGGTCGCCGCACTGAGCAAGAACGCAAGACTGCTGGTGTTCGTGTTGTCCGAACTGAAGCTGCTGCAAGGCGGCGGCAAAGGCATGATGCTGATCGACCTGAAAGAAGGCGACGAACTGACGGCCTGCACGGTCATCAACACCCCCGAGCTCACCTTGGGCGGCACGGTGGGCAGCAAGGTGCAGCAACTGAAGATCGGCGGGAAGGAGTTGCAGACTTACTTTGGAGCGAGGGCGAAGGCGGGTAAGGTGGTGGAAACGAAACAGAAGGCGTTGCGGTTTGAGTAA